One Paracoccaceae bacterium genomic region harbors:
- a CDS encoding polysaccharide deacetylase family protein yields MVNAIPTRDLIGYAGEPPRVAWPGDARVAVNFVINYEEGGELNVLEGDDRSEARISDVAVEARMGARDLNIESSYEYGARVGYWRLLRTFTDRGLTATVNLVGRAAEMNPIALRAMVAAGMDIQLHGWRWLDFSQVRVEDERAMIARAVRQVEDLTGQAPIGYYAGMPSMHTRRLVVEHGGFLYDSDVYNDDLPYWSPDHPGHLLVPYSLDTNDSRFSRSNGGYQVAEEFATYLRDTFDCLHAEGATRPQMMTVGLHARLIGRPGRIAALHRFLDHIAARGGAWVCRRGDLARHWAAAYPDPRVGGG; encoded by the coding sequence ATGGTCAACGCCATCCCGACCCGTGACCTGATCGGCTATGCCGGTGAACCCCCGCGCGTGGCGTGGCCGGGCGACGCGCGCGTCGCCGTCAACTTCGTGATCAACTACGAGGAGGGGGGCGAGCTGAACGTGTTGGAGGGCGACGACCGCTCGGAGGCGCGCATTTCGGATGTGGCTGTCGAGGCGCGGATGGGCGCGCGCGACCTGAACATCGAATCCAGCTACGAATATGGCGCGCGGGTGGGCTACTGGCGGCTGCTCAGAACCTTCACGGACCGGGGCTTGACGGCGACGGTCAACCTTGTCGGCCGTGCAGCCGAGATGAACCCCATCGCCCTGCGCGCGATGGTGGCGGCGGGCATGGATATCCAGCTGCACGGCTGGCGGTGGCTGGATTTCTCTCAGGTCCGGGTTGAGGATGAACGCGCCATGATCGCCCGTGCCGTGCGGCAGGTCGAGGACCTGACCGGGCAGGCGCCCATCGGGTACTACGCCGGGATGCCGTCGATGCATACGCGGCGGCTGGTCGTGGAACATGGCGGGTTCCTGTATGACAGCGACGTCTACAACGACGACCTGCCCTATTGGTCACCCGACCATCCCGGACATCTGCTGGTGCCCTATTCGCTGGACACCAACGACAGCCGGTTCTCGCGGTCGAATGGCGGGTATCAGGTGGCCGAGGAGTTCGCGACCTATCTGCGCGACACCTTCGACTGCCTGCACGCCGAGGGCGCCACCCGTCCGCAGATGATGACCGTGGGGCTGCATGCCCGGCTGATCGGACGACCCGGGCGGATCGCGGCGCTGCATCGGTTCCTCGATCACATCGCCGCCCGGGGCGGAGCCTGGGTCTGTCGCCGGGGTGATCTGGCGCGGCACTGGGCCGCGGCGTATCCCGACCCGCGGGTCGGGGGCGGTTAG
- a CDS encoding ABC transporter permease, with translation MTAAPDPALPAARRRKGRGRLTWFGRVGVAILLLWAAIAIIGPFVLPLGENDLPFPRDYGSYQAPRPGAWLGTDSQDRDVMTRIVYGASRTLGIALLATMLGFLIGVVAGVGSALIGGMVDVLVARFNDAMISLPTIMLGLIGIAAFGSSIPVLIIITGCLFAPIAFRLSRALGMEVMTQDFVEAARLRGEGLWWIIRAEIWPNIWLPLLSEFGLRLIYVILFVSSLSFLGLGIQPPRADWGSMVRENIAALQFGASAMPVLAPAMAIASVTMAINFIVDDFTNSAGRRRAPRR, from the coding sequence ATGACGGCCGCACCCGACCCGGCACTTCCCGCCGCGCGCCGCCGCAAGGGGCGGGGGCGGCTGACGTGGTTCGGCCGCGTCGGTGTCGCCATCCTGCTGCTGTGGGCGGCAATTGCGATCATCGGCCCCTTCGTGCTGCCGCTGGGCGAGAATGACCTGCCCTTCCCGCGCGACTACGGATCGTACCAGGCCCCGCGCCCCGGTGCCTGGCTGGGCACCGACAGCCAGGATCGCGACGTGATGACCCGCATCGTCTATGGCGCCAGCCGCACCCTGGGCATCGCGCTGCTGGCCACCATGCTGGGCTTTCTGATCGGCGTGGTTGCCGGCGTCGGGTCCGCCCTGATCGGCGGCATGGTCGACGTGCTGGTTGCCCGCTTCAACGACGCGATGATCAGCCTGCCCACCATCATGCTGGGCCTGATCGGCATCGCGGCCTTCGGATCATCCATACCGGTGCTGATCATCATCACCGGCTGCCTGTTCGCCCCCATCGCCTTCCGCCTGTCGCGCGCGCTGGGGATGGAGGTGATGACGCAGGATTTCGTCGAGGCCGCGCGCCTGCGGGGCGAGGGGCTTTGGTGGATCATCCGGGCCGAGATCTGGCCGAACATCTGGCTGCCGCTGCTGTCCGAGTTCGGCCTGCGGCTGATCTACGTGATCCTGTTCGTCTCCTCGCTCAGCTTCCTCGGGCTCGGCATCCAGCCGCCCCGCGCCGACTGGGGCTCGATGGTGCGCGAGAATATCGCGGCGTTGCAGTTCGGCGCCTCGGCGATGCCGGTGCTTGCCCCTGCCATGGCGATTGCCAGCGTGACCATGGCCATCAACTTCATCGTGGACGATTTCACCAACAGCGCCGGCCGCCGCCGCGCTCCGCGGCGCTGA
- a CDS encoding aminotransferase class I/II-fold pyridoxal phosphate-dependent enzyme, with protein MAPRPVAQLATVAAYPLADLAAGMTSLAQNESCCPPSPSALAAARAALADAALYPDPDCTDLRAAIADVHGLPPRRILCGAGSMDLIAAVARAYLAPGDRALMPAHGYLYFATAARLAGAVVDMAPEAGLTVDVAALLDRVTPQTRVVFVANPGNPTGTRIGQGHIVALRDGLPGDVLLVVDEAYAEFAPPAPVFDLVARGNTIVLRSFSKAYGLAGLRAGWGLFPDAIRAEVQKCMPPNGLTAPTQAAAAAAMRDQAWMGATVAATAARRDAFCARLRGAGLDVPQSHTNFALIGFGSPAAAARADAALRAGGILLRGMAGYGLPDRLRATIGTEDDMHRAAVLIEGSLA; from the coding sequence ATGGCTCCGCGGCCCGTGGCACAACTGGCCACCGTGGCCGCCTACCCGCTGGCCGACCTCGCGGCGGGCATGACCTCGCTTGCCCAGAACGAAAGCTGCTGCCCCCCCAGCCCCTCGGCACTGGCCGCCGCCCGGGCCGCACTGGCCGATGCGGCGCTTTATCCCGACCCCGATTGCACCGACCTCCGCGCCGCCATCGCAGACGTGCACGGTCTGCCGCCCCGCCGCATCCTGTGCGGGGCGGGGTCGATGGACCTGATCGCCGCCGTCGCGCGGGCCTATCTGGCGCCGGGCGACCGCGCGCTGATGCCCGCCCATGGATACCTGTATTTCGCCACCGCCGCACGGCTGGCAGGCGCAGTGGTGGACATGGCACCCGAGGCCGGGCTGACGGTGGATGTGGCGGCCCTGCTGGACCGGGTGACGCCGCAGACACGGGTGGTGTTCGTGGCCAACCCCGGCAACCCCACCGGCACGCGGATCGGACAAGGGCATATCGTGGCCCTGCGCGACGGCCTGCCGGGCGACGTGCTGCTGGTGGTGGATGAGGCTTATGCCGAATTCGCGCCCCCTGCCCCCGTGTTCGATCTTGTGGCCCGGGGGAATACCATCGTCCTGCGCAGCTTTTCCAAGGCCTACGGACTGGCAGGCCTGCGGGCCGGATGGGGCCTGTTCCCCGATGCCATCCGGGCCGAGGTGCAGAAATGCATGCCCCCGAACGGGCTGACCGCCCCCACACAGGCCGCCGCCGCCGCCGCGATGCGCGATCAGGCATGGATGGGCGCGACCGTGGCCGCCACCGCCGCGCGGCGTGATGCGTTCTGCGCCCGGCTGCGCGGCGCGGGGCTGGACGTGCCGCAAAGCCACACGAACTTTGCCCTGATCGGGTTCGGGTCGCCCGCTGCCGCCGCTCGCGCCGATGCGGCGCTGCGGGCGGGCGGCATCCTGCTGCGCGGGATGGCGGGCTACGGTCTGCCCGATCGCCTGCGCGCAACGATCGGCACGGAGGATGACATGCACCGTGCGGCCGTCCTGATCGAAGGATCGCTGGCATGA
- a CDS encoding ABC transporter substrate-binding protein yields the protein MADKHDGTSSPFADLRPSDRQALLTMLRRGASRRDVLGWMMGAGASAAFAGSIFAGASMAHAQTPKRGGKLTFGEVVHGPDDSLDPLLVSSSTDFHRMRMFYSSLTRLTDNLTASPEIAEEFVPNADATEWTFKLKQGVEFHDGKTLTADDVIYSMNRHLGEGTASRAKSLVADIERWEKVGPYEVKAILKTPNADLPIVLGTFHFKIVQDGATDFSKPIGSGPFRVAEFVPGVRARGTAFENYWGDGPYIDEIENFGIPDPVARMNAFLAGDLDVIQGVLPNAMASVSGTPGKRIIATESGSYVTIAMRRDMAPGSNDDLVMAFKYLMDRERLLKGTLAGQGTLGNDQPINKAYADWSPDLPQRMLDPEKAKFHFQKSGIGSTVIPIIASEVAPASLEQALVLQREAQAIGMNIEVQRVSTDGYWSAVWLVAPVCIASWNMRPTANIQLTLAYKSDANWNESHWKNPMFDDLLIKSRATTDATVRKQMYHDMQEMVHNEAGSVIPVHRNFIDAANDYVKGFTNVPLAPYGGVEGPEYYWIDKA from the coding sequence ATGGCCGACAAGCATGATGGAACGTCCTCACCGTTCGCAGACCTTCGCCCGTCCGACCGCCAGGCACTCCTGACGATGCTGCGGCGGGGTGCAAGTCGCCGCGACGTGCTGGGCTGGATGATGGGCGCGGGCGCCTCCGCCGCCTTCGCCGGGTCGATCTTTGCCGGAGCGTCGATGGCCCATGCCCAGACGCCAAAGCGCGGCGGCAAGCTTACCTTTGGCGAGGTTGTGCATGGCCCCGACGACTCGCTCGATCCGCTGCTCGTGTCGTCCTCGACCGATTTCCACCGGATGCGGATGTTCTATTCGTCGCTCACCCGGCTGACCGACAACCTGACGGCCTCGCCCGAGATCGCGGAGGAATTCGTCCCGAACGCCGATGCGACGGAATGGACGTTCAAGCTGAAGCAGGGGGTCGAGTTCCACGACGGCAAGACCCTGACGGCCGACGATGTGATCTATTCGATGAACCGGCACCTTGGCGAGGGCACCGCGTCGCGGGCCAAGTCGCTGGTGGCCGACATCGAACGCTGGGAAAAGGTCGGACCCTACGAGGTGAAGGCGATCCTCAAGACGCCGAACGCCGACCTGCCCATCGTCCTGGGGACATTCCACTTCAAGATCGTGCAGGACGGCGCCACCGATTTCAGCAAGCCCATCGGCAGCGGGCCGTTCCGGGTGGCCGAATTCGTGCCGGGCGTGCGGGCGCGCGGAACGGCCTTCGAGAATTACTGGGGTGACGGCCCCTATATCGACGAGATCGAGAACTTCGGCATCCCCGATCCGGTCGCACGGATGAATGCCTTCCTCGCTGGCGATCTGGATGTGATCCAGGGCGTTCTGCCGAATGCGATGGCCAGCGTTTCGGGCACGCCGGGCAAGCGGATCATCGCCACGGAATCGGGGTCATACGTCACCATCGCCATGCGCCGCGACATGGCCCCGGGCAGCAACGACGATCTGGTGATGGCGTTCAAGTACCTGATGGACCGCGAGCGCCTGCTGAAGGGCACGCTGGCCGGACAGGGCACACTGGGCAACGACCAGCCGATCAACAAGGCCTATGCCGACTGGTCCCCCGACCTGCCGCAGCGCATGCTCGACCCGGAGAAGGCCAAGTTCCATTTCCAGAAGTCCGGAATCGGCAGCACCGTGATCCCGATCATCGCGTCCGAGGTGGCCCCGGCATCCCTGGAACAGGCGCTTGTCCTGCAGCGCGAGGCGCAGGCCATCGGCATGAACATCGAGGTTCAGCGCGTATCGACCGATGGCTACTGGAGCGCGGTCTGGCTTGTCGCACCGGTCTGCATCGCAAGCTGGAACATGCGGCCCACGGCCAACATCCAGCTGACCCTCGCCTACAAGTCGGACGCGAACTGGAACGAGTCGCACTGGAAGAACCCGATGTTCGACGACCTGCTAATCAAGTCGCGGGCCACCACGGATGCCACGGTGCGCAAGCAGATGTATCACGACATGCAGGAAATGGTGCACAACGAGGCCGGTTCGGTCATCCCGGTGCACCGCAACTTCATCGACGCGGCAAACGACTATGTGAAGGGCTTCACCAACGTGCCGCTGGCACCCTACGGCGGCGTCGAGGGGCCGGAATACTACTGGATCGACAAGGCATGA
- a CDS encoding hydantoinase/carbamoylase family amidase gives MTQAERLVRRMLAALLQASADHPGVTRDAYGAGEAIAHAIAEAEARALEAEVATDAAGNLYMTLPGADRMRPAFLTGSHLDSVPHGGNFDGAAGVVAGLAAMADLRERGITPPQDLTVVAFRAEEAAWFPLSYPGSLAALGLLPPGALQARRSDTGRTLADHMAAAGFDPDAVARGEARITPDRVAAFVEVHIEQGPVLVGRGLPLGLVTAINGGFRHMTARITGDWAHSGATPYGYRRDAALAAADLIMRLQGWWAEREAAGEALTVTFGCLATDPALHGGSRVAGDMSFALDIRAGTQATLDRAAQALRRIADEVARAQEVAIDLGPRFDWDAAACDPALVGRMADVATHLQLPHLRMPSGAGHDTAALAGAGIPSAMIFVRNANGSHNPDEAMDEADLDLAVRLLARLAETACELPSDAAGDGKAAV, from the coding sequence ATGACACAGGCAGAGCGGCTGGTGCGGCGGATGCTGGCGGCGCTATTGCAGGCAAGCGCGGATCACCCCGGGGTCACCCGCGATGCCTATGGGGCGGGCGAGGCCATCGCCCATGCGATTGCCGAAGCCGAAGCAAGGGCGCTCGAGGCCGAGGTCGCGACCGATGCTGCGGGCAACCTGTACATGACCCTGCCCGGGGCCGATCGGATGCGCCCGGCGTTCCTGACGGGGTCGCATCTCGATTCCGTGCCCCATGGAGGCAACTTCGACGGCGCGGCGGGCGTGGTGGCAGGACTGGCCGCCATGGCCGACCTGCGCGAAAGGGGCATCACCCCGCCGCAGGACCTGACGGTCGTGGCCTTTCGCGCCGAGGAAGCGGCCTGGTTCCCGCTGTCCTATCCCGGCAGCCTGGCCGCCCTTGGCCTGCTGCCGCCGGGCGCGCTTCAGGCGCGGCGGTCAGATACCGGGCGGACGCTGGCCGATCACATGGCGGCGGCCGGCTTCGACCCCGACGCGGTGGCCCGGGGCGAGGCGCGGATCACCCCGGACCGCGTGGCGGCATTTGTCGAGGTGCATATCGAACAGGGGCCGGTGCTGGTGGGCCGCGGCCTGCCGCTGGGGCTGGTGACGGCGATCAACGGCGGCTTCCGCCACATGACGGCCCGCATCACGGGTGACTGGGCGCACTCGGGGGCGACGCCCTATGGCTATCGGCGCGACGCGGCACTAGCGGCCGCCGATCTGATCATGCGGCTGCAAGGCTGGTGGGCCGAACGCGAAGCGGCGGGCGAGGCGCTGACGGTCACATTCGGCTGTCTTGCGACGGACCCCGCCCTGCATGGTGGCAGCCGGGTTGCCGGAGACATGTCCTTCGCCCTGGACATCCGCGCCGGCACGCAGGCGACCCTGGACCGGGCCGCGCAAGCCCTGCGCCGCATTGCGGATGAGGTGGCGCGGGCGCAGGAAGTGGCGATCGACCTTGGCCCCCGCTTCGACTGGGATGCTGCGGCCTGCGACCCGGCCCTTGTCGGTCGGATGGCCGATGTCGCGACCCACCTGCAACTGCCGCACCTGCGGATGCCAAGCGGCGCGGGTCATGACACCGCCGCGCTGGCGGGGGCGGGCATCCCCTCGGCCATGATCTTTGTGCGCAATGCCAACGGCAGCCACAACCCCGACGAAGCGATGGACGAGGCCGATCTGGACCTTGCCGTCCGTCTGCTTGCGCGACTTGCCGAAACGGCGTGCGAGTTGCCGTCAGATGCGGCAGGGGATGGCAAGGCTGCGGTCTAG
- a CDS encoding extracellular solute-binding protein, translating into MPKRSKGYALGSVSALTLALSMVLAGGADAQGRKIVPFLTAESSPEAVGQMQSLIKQFEEANPDIGIELQLTSNDNRASRIINSVSVGDELGIFEIERRLVPDFTQAGYLLQLDSIVENVGIENFIPGSLLYWPWDGHLYQFTSDLSAGTLYWRKDLFEAAGLGEPDSYERLLEASQKLDGQNGVSGNAFESSNRGAVQRFVTFLWQNCGDFYNADGTLAFDRAGAKQAAEDYAALNAFAPSGNHSWGSLDPINSYVAGRVAMALFPGRLGYQVATNAPDIAKVTGNREARVARGGQGPRVVYGAVTSFAIGSTVRHPEEAKKFLEFLFTGDRLLEYSMSVPGHIAPAIKDVQAKMLEQDNPYIKEYRPWVETILEATTYFNAEAQNMGSIREDCSYQKSLVPMPWASRVMVGEPKVSRMLQEIALENAPVEEAYARAVEAHRVGMEEWKADNTWFTPPDPNWRAPGME; encoded by the coding sequence ATGCCTAAGAGATCAAAGGGTTATGCCTTGGGTTCGGTATCGGCCCTGACGCTTGCCCTGTCGATGGTTCTTGCCGGAGGCGCCGATGCGCAGGGCCGCAAGATCGTGCCGTTCCTGACCGCAGAAAGTTCGCCCGAGGCCGTCGGCCAGATGCAGTCGCTGATCAAGCAGTTCGAGGAGGCCAACCCGGACATCGGGATCGAACTGCAGCTGACGTCGAACGACAACCGCGCCTCGCGGATCATCAACTCGGTGTCGGTGGGCGACGAGCTGGGGATCTTCGAGATCGAGCGCCGTCTGGTGCCGGACTTCACCCAGGCCGGGTATCTGCTGCAGCTTGACAGCATCGTCGAGAACGTGGGGATCGAGAACTTCATCCCCGGGTCGCTGCTGTACTGGCCCTGGGACGGGCATCTGTACCAGTTCACCTCGGACCTTTCGGCCGGAACCCTCTACTGGCGCAAGGACCTGTTCGAGGCGGCCGGTCTCGGCGAGCCCGACAGCTATGAGCGCCTGCTGGAGGCCTCGCAGAAGCTGGACGGACAGAACGGTGTTTCCGGCAACGCGTTCGAGTCCTCGAACCGCGGTGCGGTTCAGCGCTTCGTGACCTTCCTCTGGCAGAACTGCGGGGATTTCTACAATGCCGACGGCACGCTTGCCTTCGACCGTGCGGGCGCCAAGCAGGCGGCCGAGGACTATGCAGCGTTGAACGCCTTCGCGCCCAGCGGCAACCATTCGTGGGGCAGCCTCGACCCGATCAATTCCTATGTTGCGGGTCGGGTTGCGATGGCGCTCTTCCCGGGGCGCCTGGGCTATCAGGTCGCGACAAATGCGCCCGATATCGCCAAGGTCACCGGCAACCGCGAGGCCCGCGTGGCGCGCGGCGGGCAGGGGCCGCGCGTGGTCTATGGCGCGGTCACGAGCTTTGCCATCGGGTCGACTGTCCGTCACCCCGAGGAAGCGAAGAAGTTCCTCGAATTCCTGTTCACCGGCGACCGGCTGCTCGAATACTCGATGAGCGTTCCGGGCCACATCGCCCCGGCGATCAAGGACGTGCAGGCCAAGATGCTGGAGCAGGACAACCCCTACATCAAGGAATACCGTCCCTGGGTCGAGACGATCCTGGAAGCGACCACCTACTTCAACGCCGAGGCGCAGAACATGGGGTCGATCAGGGAAGACTGTTCGTACCAGAAATCGCTGGTGCCGATGCCCTGGGCGTCGCGCGTGATGGTGGGCGAGCCCAAGGTGTCACGGATGCTGCAGGAGATCGCCCTGGAGAACGCGCCGGTGGAAGAAGCCTATGCCCGTGCCGTCGAGGCGCATCGCGTCGGCATGGAAGAGTGGAAGGCCGACAACACCTGGTTCACCCCGCCCGATCCGAACTGGCGCGCGCCCGGGATGGAATGA
- a CDS encoding ABC transporter ATP-binding protein, giving the protein MKLKTLGQFNAVLKGVTLSDTSLPGLPLLEIRGLTIEGQSDGDWSEIVRGIDLTLHRGEILGLIGESGAGKSTLGLAAMGHVRDGCRITGGQILFDGIDLVTASEPTRRGLRGARIAYVAQSAAAAFNPAHRLIDQHVEAPVLHGVRSTRDSSEDAIELYRRLRLPNPEEIGFRYPHQVSGGQLQRCMTAMAMSCRPDLIIFDEPTTALDVTTQIEVLAAIRDVVRQFGTAAIYISHDLAVVAQMADRIKVMLRGSEVEEAGTRDMLSAPREDYTRSLWAVRHFARPLRARPLAGVVPVVALEDVTAAYGTTKVLQDVSFAVHAGQTVAVVGESGSGKSTAARVITGLLPPVSGRVMFDGRPLPAGFRQRSRDQLRQIQMIYQMADTALNPRQTVAEIIGRPVEFYLGLRGEARRRRVDDLLRQIEMEPADFRDRLPGELSGGQKQRIGIARALGAEPRFIICDEVTSALDQLVAEGILRLLDRLQRELDLALMFITHDIATVRAIADEVVVMQSGRVVEAGPKAEIFAPPHHPYTELLLSSVPEMDPDWLAHVLAARGADGLGEAATARMR; this is encoded by the coding sequence ATGAAGCTGAAAACACTCGGTCAGTTCAACGCAGTCCTGAAAGGCGTCACATTGTCCGACACTTCCCTGCCGGGCCTGCCACTGCTGGAAATCCGCGGACTGACGATCGAAGGGCAGTCCGACGGCGATTGGTCGGAAATCGTGCGCGGCATCGACCTGACCCTGCACCGGGGCGAGATCCTTGGGCTGATCGGCGAATCCGGCGCAGGCAAATCCACCCTCGGCCTCGCCGCCATGGGACATGTCCGCGACGGATGCCGCATCACCGGCGGGCAGATCCTTTTCGATGGCATCGACCTTGTCACCGCGTCCGAGCCGACGCGCCGCGGGCTGCGGGGTGCGCGCATCGCCTATGTCGCGCAATCGGCGGCCGCTGCCTTCAACCCGGCGCATCGCCTGATCGACCAGCATGTCGAGGCGCCCGTGCTGCATGGCGTGCGCTCGACCCGTGACAGCAGCGAGGACGCGATCGAACTCTATCGCCGCCTGCGCCTGCCCAACCCCGAGGAGATCGGCTTTCGCTATCCGCACCAGGTGTCAGGTGGCCAGCTTCAACGCTGCATGACGGCCATGGCGATGTCTTGCCGCCCCGATCTGATCATCTTTGACGAACCGACCACCGCACTGGACGTGACCACGCAGATCGAGGTGCTTGCCGCGATCCGCGACGTGGTGCGGCAGTTCGGTACTGCCGCGATCTACATCAGCCATGACCTCGCCGTGGTGGCGCAGATGGCCGACCGCATCAAGGTGATGCTGCGCGGGTCCGAGGTGGAAGAGGCCGGTACCCGCGACATGCTTTCCGCCCCGCGCGAGGATTATACCCGCAGTCTCTGGGCGGTCCGCCATTTCGCCCGCCCGCTGCGGGCGCGCCCGCTGGCCGGGGTCGTGCCGGTGGTGGCGCTCGAGGATGTGACGGCAGCCTACGGCACGACCAAGGTGCTGCAGGATGTATCCTTCGCCGTGCATGCCGGGCAAACCGTGGCGGTGGTGGGTGAATCCGGATCGGGCAAATCCACCGCCGCGCGGGTCATCACGGGGCTTCTGCCGCCGGTGTCCGGCCGCGTCATGTTTGACGGCAGGCCCTTGCCCGCCGGTTTCCGCCAGCGGTCGCGGGACCAGCTGCGCCAGATCCAGATGATCTATCAGATGGCCGATACCGCGCTGAATCCGCGCCAGACCGTTGCCGAGATCATCGGGCGGCCGGTGGAGTTCTACCTTGGCCTGCGGGGCGAGGCGCGGCGGCGGCGCGTGGACGACCTGTTGCGCCAGATCGAGATGGAGCCCGCCGATTTCCGCGACCGCCTGCCGGGCGAACTGTCGGGGGGCCAGAAACAGCGCATCGGCATCGCGCGCGCCCTCGGTGCCGAACCCCGCTTCATCATCTGCGACGAGGTAACGAGCGCGCTGGACCAGCTGGTGGCCGAAGGCATCCTGCGCCTGCTGGATCGGCTGCAGCGTGAACTGGACCTTGCGCTGATGTTCATCACGCATGACATCGCGACGGTGCGCGCGATCGCCGACGAAGTGGTGGTGATGCAATCGGGCCGCGTGGTCGAGGCCGGGCCAAAGGCCGAGATCTTCGCGCCCCCGCATCACCCCTACACCGAACTTCTGCTGTCTTCGGTCCCCGAGATGGACCCCGACTGGCTTGCGCATGTGCTGGCCGCACGCGGGGCCGACGGGCTGGGAGAGGCGGCGACGGCGCGGATGCGCTAA
- a CDS encoding carbohydrate ABC transporter permease, which produces MTIKQFRILGRHLLVYGVAFVILLPFLWIVLSAFKSEAELLRYPPTLLPQTWTTANFTQFFGATQFHIAMFNSGMIAAATTLLAMAVAAPAAYVLARYKSPLFEGIARAFIYIYMIPPILLVLPMYKIFFNLGLANNLWGLAPIYTALVLPLILWTLRSFFAGIPIELEEAAMIDGATRFQAFWKVVLPQAVPGMIATGIVAINIGWSEYLFAATLLTSPDNMTISPRLESFMGRGLYNWGWLMAGALAVTGPLIILSGFMQKHLVAGWGAGALKG; this is translated from the coding sequence ATGACCATCAAACAGTTCCGCATTCTTGGGCGACATCTGCTTGTCTATGGTGTGGCCTTCGTCATCCTGCTGCCGTTCCTGTGGATCGTGCTGTCGGCATTCAAATCGGAGGCCGAGCTTCTGCGGTATCCGCCGACATTGCTGCCGCAGACTTGGACGACCGCGAACTTCACGCAGTTCTTCGGGGCGACACAGTTCCATATCGCCATGTTCAACTCGGGCATGATCGCCGCTGCGACCACGCTGCTGGCAATGGCGGTGGCGGCCCCGGCGGCCTATGTGCTCGCGCGCTACAAGTCGCCGCTGTTCGAGGGGATCGCGCGGGCCTTCATCTACATCTACATGATCCCGCCGATCCTGCTTGTGCTGCCGATGTACAAGATCTTCTTCAACCTCGGCCTTGCCAACAACCTTTGGGGACTGGCGCCGATCTATACCGCGCTGGTGCTGCCGCTGATCCTGTGGACGCTGCGCTCGTTCTTCGCGGGGATCCCGATCGAGCTGGAAGAGGCGGCTATGATCGACGGCGCGACCAGGTTCCAGGCATTCTGGAAGGTCGTTCTGCCGCAGGCCGTGCCCGGCATGATCGCGACGGGGATCGTCGCCATCAACATCGGCTGGAGCGAGTACCTGTTCGCGGCCACCCTGTTGACCAGCCCTGACAACATGACGATCAGCCCGCGGCTGGAAAGCTTCATGGGGCGCGGCCTGTACAACTGGGGCTGGCTCATGGCCGGTGCGCTGGCGGTGACCGGCCCCCTGATCATTCTCTCGGGCTTCATGCAGAAGCACCTTGTCGCCGGATGGGGGGCCGGAGCCCTGAAGGGATAA
- a CDS encoding ABC transporter permease, whose amino-acid sequence MIPGLILRRLLVGLGTLFFVSLVVFLGTQVLPGDAAQIRLGQEATPENVAALRARLGLDRPLHVQYLSWLQGFVTGDLGLSLANEAPVANMIGARWYNTVAVALLTASVSVPLSVGLGLLAAMWPGSAFDRSLTMFNVGLVAAPEFFVATCLVAVFVLALNLGSAVVIGSAEGKGLFQLYQHFAYPVLTLAIVTSSQMIRMTRAALLNVLTAPYVEMAMLKGVPRRRLVLRHALPNAVGPIVNVIALNLAYLISGVVVVEVYFSYPGLAVLMVQAVQTRDFIVVQSIGMMFCAAYVAIIMVADIVAILSNPRLRYPR is encoded by the coding sequence GTGATCCCCGGTCTGATCCTGCGTCGGCTGCTGGTTGGCCTCGGCACGCTGTTCTTCGTGTCGCTCGTGGTGTTCCTGGGCACGCAGGTCCTGCCGGGAGATGCGGCGCAGATCCGCCTGGGGCAGGAGGCGACGCCCGAAAATGTCGCCGCCCTGCGCGCCCGGCTGGGTCTGGACCGGCCCCTGCACGTTCAGTACCTGTCCTGGCTGCAGGGCTTCGTGACCGGGGACCTCGGTCTGTCCCTGGCCAACGAGGCGCCCGTGGCCAACATGATCGGCGCGCGGTGGTACAACACCGTTGCCGTCGCCCTGCTGACAGCCTCCGTCTCGGTGCCCTTGTCTGTGGGGCTTGGCCTTCTGGCCGCGATGTGGCCGGGCAGCGCGTTTGACCGCAGCCTGACGATGTTCAATGTCGGCCTCGTGGCCGCGCCCGAATTCTTCGTTGCAACCTGCCTGGTCGCGGTGTTCGTGCTGGCGCTGAACCTCGGGTCGGCGGTGGTCATCGGCAGCGCCGAAGGCAAGGGGCTGTTCCAGTTGTATCAGCACTTTGCCTATCCCGTGCTGACGCTCGCGATCGTCACCTCGTCCCAGATGATCCGCATGACGCGCGCGGCGCTGCTGAACGTGCTGACGGCGCCCTATGTGGAAATGGCGATGCTGAAGGGTGTGCCCCGCCGCCGCCTGGTGCTGCGCCATGCACTGCCCAATGCCGTGGGTCCCATCGTCAATGTCATCGCGCTGAACCTGGCGTATCTGATCTCGGGCGTCGTGGTGGTCGAGGTGTATTTCAGCTATCCGGGTCTTGCCGTGCTGATGGTGCAGGCCGTCCAGACACGCGACTTCATCGTGGTGCAATCCATCGGCATGATGTTCTGCGCGGCCTATGTCGCGATCATCATGGTGGCGGACATCGTCGCGATCCTGTCCAACCCGCGCCTGAGGTATCCGAGATGA